A genomic region of Papaver somniferum cultivar HN1 chromosome 7, ASM357369v1, whole genome shotgun sequence contains the following coding sequences:
- the LOC113295879 gene encoding protein bfr2-like → MVSSSSDYSSSSSEEDSRISAAKVRANTDHAKKVINSTPLNKLKDARDELLKRKAREEIIAEYREKRRRIQRKTLETEERLRSRPDGVATDSDAEEEEPVWEPMERKSRPYPPHREIERQVKADLQAERDEEDYWDAIHGDLVEEEFSSSDSDSEKESEEDSSGDDDDDESDDSDD, encoded by the coding sequence ATGGTGTCTTCCAGCAGTGATTATTCTTCTAGCTCTTCTGAGGAGGATTCCAGGATCTCTGCGGCCAAAGTGCGTGCCAATACGGATCATGCTAAGAAGGTTATAAATAGCACACCCCTCAACAAGCTAAAAGATGCTCGTGATGAGCTCTTGAAGAGGAAAGCCAGGGAGGAGATAATTGCTGAGTATCGAGAGAAGAGACGTAGAATTCAGCGGAAAACACTAGAAACTGAGGAGAGACTCCGATCCCGTCCTGATGGTGTAGCCACTGACTCAGATGCTGAAGAAGAGGAACCTGTATGGGAGCCGATGGAACGCAAAAGTAGGCCATATCCACCGCACAGGGAGATTGAGCGACAGGTTAAGGCTGATCTCCAGGCTGAACGTGACGAAGAAGACTACTGGGATGCAATACATGGCGATCTCGTCGAGGAAGAATTCTCTAGTTCGGACAGTGATTCTGAGAAAGAGTCTGAAGAAGATTCTTCaggggatgatgatgatgacgaatcGGATGACTCTGACGATTAG